Genomic DNA from Pigmentiphaga litoralis:
TGCGGTCCGTGTCGCCAAGCACCATCTGGACATCGGCAGGCAGCACGTCGAGTTCTTCGGCAACGATCTGGGTCAGCGCGGTGCGCAGCCCGGTGCCCAGATCCACATGTCCATTGAAGGCCGTCACCTTGCCGTGCGCGTCGATCGACACGAATGCGTCAACACGATTGTCGGGCACCAGACTGATGCCAACCAGCGGCGCCGGCTTGCCCGGCCCCGGCAGCGGGTTGCGCTGGATGAGGACGTCGGCGGGCCCCGGCGCCGTGCGTCTGCCCAGCAGCACCCGCAAAAAGAAGTTGCGCGGGGGCGCAGCCGCCGCCGACGCGTCGGGCGAGTCGTCGACCGGGAAAGTCAGGTGCGTGCGCGACATGCGGGGCCTCCCGGGGATAGGATCAACGCGGCGCGGGGTGCCCGGTGACCACGCCATCGGGCAAGGCCGCGCAGTGATCATAGATTTGTCCGGGCCGGGTGAACCAGACTTTGTCGCGCTGCGGGTGATTGCTGATGTATTGAAGCGCGCGGCGCAGGGCCCTGAGCCGGTACGGCTGCCCAACCACCATGGCATGCAGTGCAAGGCCGAACACCAGCGGCTGCTTGTCGCTTTGCGCCAGCAGTTCTTCGAACTGGTCGATCATCATCTGTTCAAAGTCGCTGGGCGTCGCGTGCCTGACCAGCATCTGCGGCGAGTCATTGAGTTCCAGCGGATACGGCACGGACATGATGCGGCCGCTGCGCGTCTTCATCCACAGGGGCTGATCGTCGGCGGGCCAATCCATCACGAACTTGAAGCCGGCTTCTTGCAGCAGGTCGGGCGTGACCTGGCTGACCGACATCCAGGGCGCCATCCAGCCGCGCACTTGCTGACCCGCTTTTTCCGAGATCTCGTCGCGCACCTCGGCAATGAATCGCGCCTCGTCCTTCTCCCACATATAGCCGTGGCGTTCGGCGTTGGTGCGGCCGTGCCCGATGATCTCGTCGCCCCGACGGTTGATACTGTCAACGATTTCGGGCGCATACTCGAACAGGGTGGTGTTGACCAGATGCGAGGCAGGCAGCCCCAGACTGTCGAACAGATCCAGCAGACGGAAGACGCCGACCCGGTTGCCATAGTCGGTCCAGCAGAACGAGCGCTGGTCGGGTGCCGGAATGGGGACGGTGGGCGTATGGGTCAGCCCGGTGCCAAACGCAAAGTGCTCGATATTCAGGCCGATGTGAAAGGCCAGGCGCTTGCCTTCGGGCCACGTGTAGTCAGGCCGGGAAATGATCGGGCTGTACGCGTATCGGTTGTGGTGCGGGATAAGCATGAGACGACTCCATGAGGTGGCCGCGGGCTTGGCGTGCGGCGCCGCGTTCCAACCGAAGCACGTTGCGCCTGTTCCAAAAATAATTATAATCCCATAAATAGTTGTACAGACAAATTTTAGGATGCCGGTATGAAGCCCAGTCCGTTCGCGTACCACGAGCCTGAAACGCTGGAAGACGCCCTGCAATTGCTGGCGAGCGTGGCGGACGATGATGGCCGCATCCTTGCGGGCGGGCAGACGCTGGTTCCCGCCATGGCGCTGCGGCTGGCTCGTCCATCGCACCTGGTGGATATCAACCGCATCGACGCGCTGCGCCGCCTGGAAGTCGATGGCGATGTCCTGCACATCGGCGCCTGCGTGCGCCACATTGCGCTCGCCACCCCCGTGGAACCGGGCCCGCTTGGCCTGCTGCTGTCCCAGGTCGTGCGACACATCGCCCACCTGCCCATCCGCACCCGCGGCACCTTTTGCGGCAGCCTGGCCAATGCCGACGGCGCGTCGGAATGGTGCCTGGTCGTCAACACGCTGGACGCCGTGCTGGTGGCGCACAGCACCCGCGGCCGCCGCGAGATCCCGGCCAGCGCGTTCTTTCTTGGCTATATGACGACCGCGCTCGAGGCGGACGAAATCCTGACAACCGCCCTGCTGCCCCGCCTGCCCGCGGCGACGCGCTTCGGCTTTGACGAAATCGCGCGGCGCGCGGGCGACTTTGCGCAGGCGATGTGTCTTGCGGTGTTCGAGCTTGAGGACGGCAAGATGCGGCGCGTGCGTATCGGGGTGGGCGGCGTGTCGGGCACCACCGTGCGTGCCGCGCAAGCCGAAGCCGCATGCGAGGGCCAGGCGCCCGACCCGGCGTTGTTCGACCATGCCGCCCAGCTGGCTGGCGCGGCGATCGACCCTGTCGATGCCTCGGAAGAGGCGTGTGACTACCGCCGCGCCCTGGCCCGTACCGTCGTTGCCCGCGCGCTGGCGCAGGCGGCCGGATTGAACCGCTGATTACCGGAGCGCATCCATGTCCAAGCGTGAAGTCACCCTGAACATCAACGGCACGGTGTTTCCCATTTTTGTCGAACCGCGCCGCACCCTGCTCGATGCCCTTCGCGACGACTGCGGCCAGACGGGCACGCATGCGGGCTGCGAGCATGGCGTCTGCGGGGCCTGCACGGTGTTGGTGGATGACCAGCCGGTGCGCGCCTGCCTGATGTTCGCGACGCAAGCGCAGGGCAGCCAGGTCCGCACCGTGGAAGGGCTGGCGCAGAACGGCGAACTGTCCGCGCTGCAACGCGCGTTCATGGAAAAGCATGCCTTGCAGTGCGGCTTCTGTACGGCCGGTTTCCTGATGCTGGCGACCAGCGTGCTGGAAAAGGATCCCACCGCCAGTGATGAGGTCCTGCTGGATGCGCTGTCGTCCAACATCTGCCGATGCACCGGCTACAAGAACATCGTGTCGGCGGTCACCCTGGTCCGCGACGCCAGCCTGCAAGCGAGCCAGCCATGAACATCCATGCCTATCACGAGGTGCAGCCCGACGTGCTGCGCGCCGACAGCGAACGGCATGTCGGCCAGTCCGTGCAGCGCCTGGAAGACCCGCCACTGGTCCAGGGCCAGGCCCGCTTTGCCGGTGACATCAACTTTCCGCATCAGCTGCACATGCGCATCGTGCGGGCCCAGGTCGCGCACGGCCGCATCCTGCACATCGATACCGAGGCCGCGCGCGCCATGCCGGGGGTCATCGCGATCTGGACCGGCAAGGACGTGGCCGACATTCCGCCCATCCCGTTTCGCGCCACCACGGTTCAGGGACTGGAGCCCTACTGCCAGCCCATCCTGGCGCAGGACTACGTGCGGTATGTGGGCGAGCCGGTCGCCGCCGTGTTTGCAGTGGACGCCTATCTGGCCGAAGACGCCGCCGACCTGATCTGGCCGGACATCGACCCGCTGCCCGTGGTGCTGGATGCATCGGGCGAGGTGGGCGAATTCCTGCCCGGGTACAGCACGGAACCCACCATCATCCGCAAAGGCTATGGCGACGTGGACGCCGCCTTTGCCCAGGCGCACGCGGTCGTGGAACTGGACCTGTCGATCGGCCGGCATTCGGGCGTGCCGCTGGAATGCCGGGGCGCCATCGGCCGCTACGATGCGGCGCGCGACGTGCTGGAGATGTATGGCGCGGCCAAGAAGACGCATTGGAACCGCGACGAAATGGCGAAGATGCTGAACCGCAGCCCGTCCAAATTCCATCTGCATGGCGACCATGTGGGCGGCGGCTTTGGCGTGCGCGGCGAGCTCTATCCCGAAGACGTGCTGGTGTGTCTTGCCGCCTTGCGACTGCGCCGCGCGATCAAGTGGATCGAAGACCGCCGCGAACACCTGATGGCCACCAACCATTCGCGCCAGCAGCGCCACCAGGTCAAGGCCGCGGTGGATGCCGACGGCCGGATCCTTGGCATTCGCAACACCCTTTTTCACGACAACGGCGGGTACGTGCGCACCCACGGCCCACGCGTGGCGGACATGTCCGCCGGCCTGCTGCTCGGACCCTATCGCGTTCCAGCCTATGCGGTCGAGGCCCACTACCGCCTGACCAACAAGACCCCCTGCGGCACCTACCGATCACCGGGCCGCTACGAGACGACCTTTGTGCGCGAACGCCTGATGGATGCGATTGCGCACCGGGTGGGCATCGACGTCCTGGAAGTCCGCCGGCGCAATCTGATCGGGCCCGAAGAAATGCCCTATGCCCGCCCGCTTGACGCGCTTGGCACCGATGTCGTCCTGGATTCCGGCAACTACGCGCTGCTGCTGGACAAGACCCTGGACCGTATCGGCTGGGCCGAAGCCCAAGCCGACATCGCCAGGCGCAAGGCCGCGGGCGAAGTGGTCGGCATCGGCCTGGCCATGTTCGTGGAAAAGTCCGGACTGGGCCCGTCCGATGGCGTGCGCATCACGGTCGACACGGCGGGTGATGTGGAGCTGGTCACCGGTGCGGCGTCGGTCGGCCAGGGCATGGAAACGGCCTTGGCGCAGATCTGTGCCGACGGCCTCGGCATCGACTACCGGCGCGTTCGGGTGGTGCATGGACGCACCGACCAGATTGCCTTCGGCAATGGTGCGCACGCGTCGCGCGTCACCGTCATGTCGGGCTCGGCAACGCAAATCGCCGCGGCCAAATTGCGGGCCAAGGCCATCGACATCGGGGCCGAGATGCTAGGCCTGACACCCGAAGAACTGGACATGACCGATGGCCACGTCCATGCGCGGGGCGTGGCGGCCGGTCGCCGCATCGGCCTGCAGGACATCGCGCGCCATGTGCACGCGGGGTCCCGCACGGTCGGCCGCCGCGACCCCGGCCTGACTGCCGAAGGCTGGTTCTACAGCGATCACATGAACTATCCCTACGGCATCCACGTCGCCCAGATCCGCATCGACGCGGGCAGCGGGCAGGTCGAGGTGGAACGCTACCTGGTCTCGTATGACGTAGGCCGCGCCGTCAACCCCATGTTGATCGATGGCCAGATCGTCGGCGGCCTGGCGCAAGGACTGGGCGGCGCGCTGTTTGAGGAATTCACCTACGACGAAACCGGTCAGCCGCTGTCGACGACGTTTGCGGACTACCTGCTGGTGACCGCGCACGAAATGCCCGCATCGGTTGACGTCCTGATTACCGAAGACGCGCCCAGCCCCTTGAATCCGATGGGCATGAAAGGCGCGGGCGAAGGCGGCACCAACGCAGTCGGCGCGGCGATTGCCGCCGCCGTTGACGATGCGCTTGGCCAGCCCGGATTCGTGACACGCCTGCCCGTGCTTCCTGCCGCCATCCACCGTGCCCTGGCACGACGCACCTGACCCTGACAACGAGCGCCGCCATGCCGACACCCGCCAACCACCTGACTGCCACCGACGCGGCCGCGTTGATGCGCGAGGGCAGACTGACCGCGTCCGACCTGGCCGAGGCGTGCCTCGCCCGCATCGCCGAACGGGAACCCGAACGCAAGGCCTGGGCGCATGTGTCGCCGAATCAGGTGCGGGCGCAGGCTGCCGCGTGCGACGCCAATCCGTCTTCCGGCCTGTTGCACGGCATACCGATCGGCGTGAAAGATGTGCTGGATACCCGGGACATGCCCACGCAAATGGGGTCGCCCATCTACGCCGGTCACCAGCCCCCTGCCGACGCCGCCATCGTGAGCCTGCTGCGCGCGGCAGGCGCCGTGATTCTGGGCAAGACCGTCACGGCCGAGTTCGCAGGCATGGCGCCCGCCCCCACCACCAATCCGCTGGCCCTGCACCGGACACCGGGCGGATCGTCCAGCGGGTCGGCCGCCGCCGTGGCCGACCTGATGGTGCCGATCAGTCTGGGGACGCAGACCGGCGGGTCGGTGCTGCGTCCGGCCTCGTACTGCGGGGTGGTCGGCTTCAAGCCCAGCTATGGCCGCATCAATCGCGCTGGCACCAAATTCGCCGCCGAAAGCCTGGACACCCTCGGCTGGATGGCGCGGTCCGTGCAGGACATCGCCCTGGTCGACGCGGCCCTGACAGGCAATGACGCACCGCTTTCCGCATCGACCGCCACGCCCGTCTCGACTTTGCGGATCGGCGTCTGCCAGACCTATCTGTGGGACGCCAAGGCCCTGCCCGAAACACGGCAGGCGCTGCAGACTGCCGTCGAGGCACTGGAAGCCGCCGGCGTGACCGTGACGCCTGTGGCATTGCCCGAACGATTCGGGCACCTGTCTGTGGTCCGAGAAACGCTGAATGACTATGAACGGGCGCGCGGCCTGGCCAGCGAATGGACGCACCACCGTGACCGCATCAGCCCGCAATTGTCGGCATCGATCGAACGCGGCTGGCGCATTCCGCATGCGGACCTGCTTGCCGCGCAGCGCTATGCCGAAGACCGCCGCCGCGACTTCGACGACCTGATGGACGACTGGGATGTGCTGCTTGTGCCTTGCGTGAATGGCGAGGCGCCCGAAGGCTTGCACTACGCCGGCGATCCGTCGCTGCAGGCGCTGTGGACCCTGTTGCACACCCCTGCCCTGGGTCTGCCCACGCACCGGGGTCCGAACGGCATGCCGGTCAGCATCCAGCTGGTGACCGCCCGGCATCGCGATGCCGAATTGCTGAAGGCGGGCGACGCCATCTGGCGCACGGTCCTGCAATTTTCCCCCCGCCCATAACGACGACATCCAACGAGACACAACGAGACCTGCCCCATGCAATTTGCCAACTCCTTCGAAGTGTCGCTTCCGCCGGAACAGGCCTGGCCCGTGTTGATGGACGTGACCTCCGTCGTGCCCTGCATGCCCGGCGCGGAGCTGACCGAAGTCATCGACGATCGCCATTTCAAGGGCAAGGTATCGGTGCGGCTTGGGCCGGTGGCACTGTCGTTCAACTGCACGGCGGCGTTTGAGGACGTGGACGACACGGCGCATCGGGCACGCATCGTTTCGCGCGGCACCGACGCCAAAGGGCGCGGGGGTGCAAACGCAACGATCGCACTGTCGCTTTCCCCCTCGGCAAAGGGCTCGCGGGTTGACGTCCAGACGGACCTGGCGATGAGCGGTGCGGTCGCGCAATACGGCCGGGGGTCGGGCGTCATTCAGAGCGTTGCCACACAGATCATTTCGCAGTTTTCAAAAAACCTCGAAGCCCGGATCGAGCAGCTGCGCGGCGCCGGCGCACTCGACGCCCCGGGCTCGACGCAGGCAGCCGCTGTGGCGCCCGTCCATGCCGCATCAACACCGCCTGCCGCGCCTGCCCCCGTGCAGGCCAAGCCCATCAGCGGCTTCGCATTGCTGTGGGCGTCATTCAGGGCGACGGCAAAAGGTTGGTTCGGCGCCAGATGACTTGCACTTCGTTGAACACGCTCATAGGACTCCGCCAGACATGATGAACACCACGCTCACCCTGCTCAGCGCCCCGCAGCTTCGCGCCTTTTACGCGGCGGGGCATTGGACCGACGACACCATCTATCTGTCGGCTCGCAAGCACGCGGAAAGCCATCCCGATGCGTACGCCATCCGGGACGGCAAGCGGCGCCTGACTTATCGGCAGTTGCTCGATGCCGTGGACGCCCTGGCCGCCGATCTGCATGCGGCGGGCGTGGAGCCGGGTCAACGCGTCGGGGTCTGGTTGCCCAGCCGGGTCGAAACCGCGGTGGCGCTGCTGGCCTGCTCGCGCAACGCCTACACCTGCTGCCCTTCCCTGCATCGCGACCA
This window encodes:
- a CDS encoding polysaccharide deacetylase family protein, giving the protein MLIPHHNRYAYSPIISRPDYTWPEGKRLAFHIGLNIEHFAFGTGLTHTPTVPIPAPDQRSFCWTDYGNRVGVFRLLDLFDSLGLPASHLVNTTLFEYAPEIVDSINRRGDEIIGHGRTNAERHGYMWEKDEARFIAEVRDEISEKAGQQVRGWMAPWMSVSQVTPDLLQEAGFKFVMDWPADDQPLWMKTRSGRIMSVPYPLELNDSPQMLVRHATPSDFEQMMIDQFEELLAQSDKQPLVFGLALHAMVVGQPYRLRALRRALQYISNHPQRDKVWFTRPGQIYDHCAALPDGVVTGHPAPR
- a CDS encoding SRPBCC family protein, which produces MQFANSFEVSLPPEQAWPVLMDVTSVVPCMPGAELTEVIDDRHFKGKVSVRLGPVALSFNCTAAFEDVDDTAHRARIVSRGTDAKGRGGANATIALSLSPSAKGSRVDVQTDLAMSGAVAQYGRGSGVIQSVATQIISQFSKNLEARIEQLRGAGALDAPGSTQAAAVAPVHAASTPPAAPAPVQAKPISGFALLWASFRATAKGWFGAR
- a CDS encoding FAD binding domain-containing protein, which encodes MKPSPFAYHEPETLEDALQLLASVADDDGRILAGGQTLVPAMALRLARPSHLVDINRIDALRRLEVDGDVLHIGACVRHIALATPVEPGPLGLLLSQVVRHIAHLPIRTRGTFCGSLANADGASEWCLVVNTLDAVLVAHSTRGRREIPASAFFLGYMTTALEADEILTTALLPRLPAATRFGFDEIARRAGDFAQAMCLAVFELEDGKMRRVRIGVGGVSGTTVRAAQAEAACEGQAPDPALFDHAAQLAGAAIDPVDASEEACDYRRALARTVVARALAQAAGLNR
- a CDS encoding (2Fe-2S)-binding protein; protein product: MSKREVTLNINGTVFPIFVEPRRTLLDALRDDCGQTGTHAGCEHGVCGACTVLVDDQPVRACLMFATQAQGSQVRTVEGLAQNGELSALQRAFMEKHALQCGFCTAGFLMLATSVLEKDPTASDEVLLDALSSNICRCTGYKNIVSAVTLVRDASLQASQP
- a CDS encoding amidase — translated: MPTPANHLTATDAAALMREGRLTASDLAEACLARIAEREPERKAWAHVSPNQVRAQAAACDANPSSGLLHGIPIGVKDVLDTRDMPTQMGSPIYAGHQPPADAAIVSLLRAAGAVILGKTVTAEFAGMAPAPTTNPLALHRTPGGSSSGSAAAVADLMVPISLGTQTGGSVLRPASYCGVVGFKPSYGRINRAGTKFAAESLDTLGWMARSVQDIALVDAALTGNDAPLSASTATPVSTLRIGVCQTYLWDAKALPETRQALQTAVEALEAAGVTVTPVALPERFGHLSVVRETLNDYERARGLASEWTHHRDRISPQLSASIERGWRIPHADLLAAQRYAEDRRRDFDDLMDDWDVLLVPCVNGEAPEGLHYAGDPSLQALWTLLHTPALGLPTHRGPNGMPVSIQLVTARHRDAELLKAGDAIWRTVLQFSPRP
- a CDS encoding xanthine dehydrogenase family protein molybdopterin-binding subunit, which codes for MNIHAYHEVQPDVLRADSERHVGQSVQRLEDPPLVQGQARFAGDINFPHQLHMRIVRAQVAHGRILHIDTEAARAMPGVIAIWTGKDVADIPPIPFRATTVQGLEPYCQPILAQDYVRYVGEPVAAVFAVDAYLAEDAADLIWPDIDPLPVVLDASGEVGEFLPGYSTEPTIIRKGYGDVDAAFAQAHAVVELDLSIGRHSGVPLECRGAIGRYDAARDVLEMYGAAKKTHWNRDEMAKMLNRSPSKFHLHGDHVGGGFGVRGELYPEDVLVCLAALRLRRAIKWIEDRREHLMATNHSRQQRHQVKAAVDADGRILGIRNTLFHDNGGYVRTHGPRVADMSAGLLLGPYRVPAYAVEAHYRLTNKTPCGTYRSPGRYETTFVRERLMDAIAHRVGIDVLEVRRRNLIGPEEMPYARPLDALGTDVVLDSGNYALLLDKTLDRIGWAEAQADIARRKAAGEVVGIGLAMFVEKSGLGPSDGVRITVDTAGDVELVTGAASVGQGMETALAQICADGLGIDYRRVRVVHGRTDQIAFGNGAHASRVTVMSGSATQIAAAKLRAKAIDIGAEMLGLTPEELDMTDGHVHARGVAAGRRIGLQDIARHVHAGSRTVGRRDPGLTAEGWFYSDHMNYPYGIHVAQIRIDAGSGQVEVERYLVSYDVGRAVNPMLIDGQIVGGLAQGLGGALFEEFTYDETGQPLSTTFADYLLVTAHEMPASVDVLITEDAPSPLNPMGMKGAGEGGTNAVGAAIAAAVDDALGQPGFVTRLPVLPAAIHRALARRT